GGTCACGCATGAGGCCAAATATGTTTACCATACCGGGTGGTGGAAAGGCTATAACACATTGATGTGGTTCAGCCCTAAAGATAAATTTGTCATAATCATTCTCAGCAACCGCTACAACCGCAGCATATACCAAATCAAGCCTATTTTGGAAGTACTGGAAGGTAAAAATAAGGTTGAGGAAGGAATTGAAGAAGAACTCTTCTAGTATGCTGTATTCCCTGTTGTTATTTTACAAAATCGTAGATCATTCCTGAAACGTCGGCTAGTGCGTCGATGCCTTCTTTTGTTTTGGACAGGCCTTTGGAAAGAAGAATGATAACGTATTTGCGCCCATCGGGCAGAAACACAATGCCGGAGTCATGTTGCACTCCGGTGATTGATCCCGTTTTATGGGCTACCTTTACCTCCTTGGGCAGTTGGGCAGGAATGATTTCGTTGAATTTTTGATCCAATAAAATTCGAATCATGGCCTCGGAAGCGGTGTTGTCAATAGCTTTTTTTTTAGCAATTTTTTCAAAGATCAGGTGTAAATCATAGGCAGTGACCGAATTGTTCATATTTAGCTTGAATGCCTTGTCATCTTCTACGCCCCGTAAAACCTGAATATCCCCGGCTCCCAACTCCCGCATGGTGGCATTGGCTTTTTGGGCATCGACCAGATCAATCAAAATGTTGGTGGCCAGATTACTGCTGACAATGATCATTTGGTACGTCAGGTCATAAATAGTCATTTTTTGGCCGATCTTTTTGTACATACCGTCGGCGCTGTCGTTATGGATGTCGAGGCTGAAAGGCGTACCGTCCACAATGCTTTTAAACTCATTCTTGACCATGATCGAATCCGTCATTCTGAATTTTCCCGCTTTGGCCTGTTTATATACTTCGATCATGACGGGTGTTTTCATGGTACTTGCCGCATGAAAGGCTTCTTTTTCGTTGATAAAAAGCGTTTGGTTGGTCTGTAAGTCTTTGAAAGCTACGGCACATGTTCCCTCAACGGTCGCCAATTTGGCAAGAATGGCTTCTTTGAGATTTTTAATCGGCGTTTTTTGTGAAAATGCGGGCAGGGCCCATCCGATCATAAGAAAGGTTAAGAGTCGGTTCATCGTCGGTTGAGGTGAAGGTTATTTTACCAAAAACTGTACACGCCGGTTGCGGCGGCGATTATCGTCTGTATCGTTGGGCGCAATGGGCTTATTGCTGCCTTCGCCCCGCGACATCAGCCGTGATTCTGCCACTCCTTCATTAAAAAGGAAATTGGAAATGACTTTGGCCCGCTGTTCCGAAAGAATTTTGTTGAGGCGCGGATCACCGACATTGTCGGTGTGTCCTACGATCTCAATTTGAATATCAGGGTTTTTCTTTAAAATGGCGGCTAATCGAAGCAACTGACCGTAGGCTTCAGTTCGTAAAATATAACTGCTCCGGTCAAAATAAATATTGTCTTCGATACTTACAGATTGGCCGGCTTTGATATTATCGAAGATTTTTTCGTTGATCATGCTTTTGGCAGGACTTACGGCCATTTTTTCGGTTGGAACCAGTGAAATATTGGTCAAATATTCGCCGCGATTTACCCATTCTGCCACTGACATCAGCATGGTTATGTTTTCGTAGCCTCGGGCGCCTGCCTCAATGGCGTAGGTTTGGTCTGTTTTGAGCCTTGCCTGAATGTTTTTCCCCACTAAACGGCTCCCAATGGCCTTCTGAGTAGTTTGATTGGTTATTTTTAGACGTACGTTGGGAACGTGTTTTTGGGTTTGTGCATCAAAAACGGCAAAGCTGAAAGTTTGAATCGGGGCATCAATGGCTGTTTGTACAGCAGACGAGGCCGGCACAAGTTGAGCAATGTAATTGAATAATTGGCCTACGCTGATTTCTTCGGCATCTATTGTGCCTTTTAACGGCGCAAATCCCGCCGCTGTTGTTTCTATTTGATAAATATCAGGTTCAACAATTTTATGCCTTACAGCTTCTCTTCCTTTGAGTCGAGTTACTTGGCCCGTCAGTGTGGCCGTTATTTTGAATGTGGCAGGAACCTGCCTGCCTGTGGCGCTATTGACTGCGGAGAGCTTTAAATAAATCTCTCCGATTTTTGCCAATTTGATGGTTAAAGTGTTGGTTTCAGTAAGCGGAGTAATGGCCTTTTCCAGCTCTTTTCGAAAAGGCATATAGCCTTTGGATTCCACTTCAATGATGTATTGGCCGTCGGGCGTAAGGGTTATGGGTATCTGTCCGTTAAAAGTATTTTTTTGATTGAATACCTCTTTCTTCTCGTTTCGGTTGATGATACGAAGAGTGGCAGGAATAGGCTTGTCCGATTGTTCTTCCACTACTTTGGCCCGTACGGTAATGTTTCCTTTGGAAAGTCGGATGAGTTGAACCGGACTTGGTTCGGTAGAAGCGGTTGAAACCGTGAGTTGTGACTCGTGCTTTCGATAACCTGCAGCAGTAACGGTAAGCGTATAAGGTTGGAAAAGTACGGATATGCGCGGTGAAAATACCGTATTGTCGTCTTTTGTTGTGCCGGAATAGGTTTCCTTCAATTCGTTGGTGAGCATGAAATCAGCCGGAATGACTTTTCCTGTCAGGGCATCTACCGCTTGAAACTGTACGTCCTGTTTGGGAGCACGGGTAATGGCAATTTGGGCAGCTTCTCCCGCTTTTGGAATAAAGGTTTGCAGAAAGGAAGGGTAGCCGTCTGCGGTAACGGTAACCGTATACTTTTCATCGGTTTTTAACACTGCCAGCCAGCCGCCCGAAACGGTTGGGTTTTTTTTGACAGGTACGTTAGCTCCCGAAGCCGTCTCTTTCAGTGAAATAACGGCATTTGCAATACTTGATCGAAGGGTTTTATCTGTGACGATAATGGTTTGTTCCTGTGGTGTAAGGGGAGCTGCTACGGTACTTTTAGGAGGTGTGAGAGGCTCCAGTTCAATCATAAGAGTCGTTCGACCGCCGGAGGTGTTCTTGACAAAAGTATGATTTTGGCGATATGTTTTATATTCCTGAAAAGCCACCACAACCAGGTAATTGATGTCCGGAATTACATTTACTACATATTGATCATAGATCATTTGGCCGCGGAGCTCGGTGGGGCTATTGGCCGGGAGCACCGAGATAATGGGAATCAGGATACGGTTGGTGTATTTATCCCGAACTTCGATTCCTAACGAAAATTCATCTTGACCAAAACCTGAATAAAAACAAAAAGAATAAAATAAAAACAGAAAAACAGAACGATTCATTAGTCGTGGGTAGGGAAATGTTGAAAAAACAAATTTAACAACTTTCACCTAAAAAGAAAGAATCAGTACTTTAACGGTATCGCAGAAGCAGAGTTACGTTAAAAATACTGATTCTAAAGGGAGGAATCCGACTTAGTTTTCGGGCTTATCTTCCTCTTTTACTTCTTTCTTTTTTACTTTTTTAATAATCAGAGTCCCTTCTTTCAGGCGTTTGGATACTTCAATAAACGGCCCGGAAATAATTTCCTCCCCTTCTTTCAGACCCGACAGAATTTCGATATTTTCAAAATCACTGATGCCTGTTTTAACTTCCCGAGTTACGGCTTTACCCTTGTCATTGATAAATACCAGTTCTTTGATTTTTTCTTCTTTTTTGGCTTTCGCGTCGTTTTCATTGGTGGTCGCAGGGGCACTGGCTCCTTCCCCTTCTTTCTTCTCTTCTTCAGCGTCCTTTCCACGAGTAGTTACGGCCGCAATCGGAACCGACAGTACACCCACTTTACGGTCGGTGATGATTTCGACGGCTGCGGTCATACCGGGTTTAAAAGGGTACGATTTTTTGGCTCTTTTAGCCATTAGATCACGGTAAGAAGAATTTAAGATTTTAATTTTTACTTCAAATTCCGTTACAGCATCGGTTGAGGTAGCGGCTCCTGTTGTATTCATTCCGTTGGCGGTATTGGCAATCTCGGTCACCATTCCTATAAACTTACGGTCAGCGTAGGAGTCAACTTCGATATCAACGGTATCGCCCAAATGCACACGTACAATGTCATTTTCATTGACATCCACCCGCACTTCCATGTTGTTGAGGTTGGCAATACGCATCATTTCAGTCCCGGCCATTTGTGAAGTTCCTACGACACGGTCACCGAGCTCCACGTTCAGTTTGGAGATCGTAC
Above is a window of Runella slithyformis DSM 19594 DNA encoding:
- a CDS encoding serine hydrolase, which gives rise to MNRLLTFLMIGWALPAFSQKTPIKNLKEAILAKLATVEGTCAVAFKDLQTNQTLFINEKEAFHAASTMKTPVMIEVYKQAKAGKFRMTDSIMVKNEFKSIVDGTPFSLDIHNDSADGMYKKIGQKMTIYDLTYQMIIVSSNLATNILIDLVDAQKANATMRELGAGDIQVLRGVEDDKAFKLNMNNSVTAYDLHLIFEKIAKKKAIDNTASEAMIRILLDQKFNEIIPAQLPKEVKVAHKTGSITGVQHDSGIVFLPDGRKYVIILLSKGLSKTKEGIDALADVSGMIYDFVK
- a CDS encoding OmpA family protein; protein product: MNRSVFLFLFYSFCFYSGFGQDEFSLGIEVRDKYTNRILIPIISVLPANSPTELRGQMIYDQYVVNVIPDINYLVVVAFQEYKTYRQNHTFVKNTSGGRTTLMIELEPLTPPKSTVAAPLTPQEQTIIVTDKTLRSSIANAVISLKETASGANVPVKKNPTVSGGWLAVLKTDEKYTVTVTADGYPSFLQTFIPKAGEAAQIAITRAPKQDVQFQAVDALTGKVIPADFMLTNELKETYSGTTKDDNTVFSPRISVLFQPYTLTVTAAGYRKHESQLTVSTASTEPSPVQLIRLSKGNITVRAKVVEEQSDKPIPATLRIINRNEKKEVFNQKNTFNGQIPITLTPDGQYIIEVESKGYMPFRKELEKAITPLTETNTLTIKLAKIGEIYLKLSAVNSATGRQVPATFKITATLTGQVTRLKGREAVRHKIVEPDIYQIETTAAGFAPLKGTIDAEEISVGQLFNYIAQLVPASSAVQTAIDAPIQTFSFAVFDAQTQKHVPNVRLKITNQTTQKAIGSRLVGKNIQARLKTDQTYAIEAGARGYENITMLMSVAEWVNRGEYLTNISLVPTEKMAVSPAKSMINEKIFDNIKAGQSVSIEDNIYFDRSSYILRTEAYGQLLRLAAILKKNPDIQIEIVGHTDNVGDPRLNKILSEQRAKVISNFLFNEGVAESRLMSRGEGSNKPIAPNDTDDNRRRNRRVQFLVK
- a CDS encoding efflux RND transporter periplasmic adaptor subunit, with protein sequence MAKKSSSRLWWILGGVVLVLAAGLVIAKQSGWIGKTKPTEVEFAKVKKIDIIERVSASGRVQPEVEVKISPDVPGEIIGLYVEEGDSVVKGQLLAKIRPDNYDALLARAQAAVNSSKAEVERSKATLAQASAQLIRAKADYERNKKLQADKIVSDADLERSEADYGVALQNVEAAKAAISASKFNVQSSEAALRDAAENLRKTTIYAPQSGTISKLNVELGDRVVGTSQMAGTEMMRIANLNNMEVRVDVNENDIVRVHLGDTVDIEVDSYADRKFIGMVTEIANTANGMNTTGAATSTDAVTEFEVKIKILNSSYRDLMAKRAKKSYPFKPGMTAAVEIITDRKVGVLSVPIAAVTTRGKDAEEEKKEGEGASAPATTNENDAKAKKEEKIKELVFINDKGKAVTREVKTGISDFENIEILSGLKEGEEIISGPFIEVSKRLKEGTLIIKKVKKKEVKEEDKPEN